A single Primulina eburnea isolate SZY01 chromosome 11, ASM2296580v1, whole genome shotgun sequence DNA region contains:
- the LOC140805393 gene encoding uncharacterized protein has protein sequence MVMLHCYGDRIKCKVFLTTLVDSAQRWFEGLSPQSIQSFEEFQKVFVHHFSISKKYKRTAFSLFKVKQSPQESLRAYIQRFNRVSLDVPSCALETKTTTLTQGLCDGDFFRSLAKRTPVDFEDLLARAEKYINMEARSIRGRI, from the coding sequence ATGGTCATGCTGCATTGTTATGGGGATAGAATCAAGTGCAAAGTGTTCTTAACGACTCTGGTGGACTCGGCCCAGAGGTGGTTTGAAGGATTGTCCCCTCAAAGCATTCAGTCTTTCGAAGAGTTTCAAAAAGTGTTCGTACACCACTTCAGCATCAGCAAGAAATATAAAAGAACTGCTTTCAGTCTATTCAAAGTGAAGCAGAGCCCGCAAGAAAGCTTGAGGGCTTACATCCAAAGGTTTAATCGAGTTTCTTTGGATGTTCCTTCCTGTGCTCTCGAGACCAAGACTACTACATTGACTCAGGGTCTGTGCGATGGGGATTTTTTCCGATCTCTAGCCAAGAGAACACCCGTGGACTTTGAAGATCTTTTGGCTCGGGCGGAGAAATACATCAACATGGAAGCCAGGAGCATAAGAGGGAGGATTTGA
- the LOC140804660 gene encoding probable boron transporter 2 isoform X2 has protein sequence MEETFVPLRGIKNDLKGRLLCYKQDWSGGLRAGIRILAPTTYIFFASAIPVISFGEQLERNTDGTLTAVQTLASTSLCGVIHSIFGGQPLLILGVAEPTVLMYTFMFNFAKDRKDLGPKLFLAWTGWVCVWTALLLFLLAILGACSLINRFTRVAGELFGLLIAMLFMQQAIRGAVEEFGIPQRENANETALSPSWRFGNGMFALVLSFGLLLTALRSRKARSWRYGAGSLRGFIADYGVPLMVLVWTAVSYIPVNDVPRGIPRRLVSPNPWSAGAYSNWTVIKDMMNVPILYIFGAFIPATMIAVLYYFDHSVASQLSQQKEFNLKKPSSYHYDLLLLGFLVILCGLIGIPPSNGVIPQSPMHTKSLATLKHQLLRNKLSSTARESIQKNSNLSQLYQSMKEAYNEMQTPLVFQTPPALGLREFKDSTIQQASTSGYIDAPVDQSVFDVDKDIDDLLPVEVKEQRLSNLLQSLLSGGCVAAMPLLKRIPTSVLWGYFAFMAIESLPGNQFWERILLLFTAPSRRYKVLEEYHATFVETVPFKTIAIFTLFQTVYLLLCFGLTWIPIAGVLFPLLIMLLVPVRQYVLPKFFKGAHLTDLDAAEYEEAPAITYNLSFEDQGTHGRSPTIDSAEVLDEIVTRSRGEIRHAHSPKITSSTLSSHEEMRSVYSPRLSQMASPRLAEIRTERSPRSRGKGLEIKQSPSPRPSPLGKSSHDSSPSTT, from the exons ATGGAGGAAACGTTTGTTCCTTTACGAGGAATAAAAAATGATCTTAAAGGAAGGCTTCTCTGCTATAAACAAGATTGGAGTGGTGGATTGCGTGCCGGTATCAG GATTCTGGCCCCAACAACATATATATTCTTTGCATCAGCAATTCCAGTTATATCTTTTGGGGAGCAACTAGAAAGAAACACGG ATGGAACCTTGACTGCAGTGCAAACACTTGCATCAACATCACTTTGTGGTGTGATTCACTCAATTTTTGGAGGACAACCACTGCTTATACTGGGCGTAGCTGAGCCAACAGTTTTAATGTACACTTTCATGTTCAATTTTGCCAAAGATCGCAAAGATTTGGGGCCAAAGCTTTTTTTAGCTTGGACAGGATG GGTCTGCGTTTGGACAGCACTTTTGCTTTTCTTGCTGGCAATCTTGGGGGCATGCTCACTGATCAATCGATTTACTCGAGTGGCTGGTGAATTATTTGGCCTTTTAATTGCAATGCTTTTCATGCAGCAGGCTATTCGC GGAGCTGTGGAAGAATTTGGCATTCCTCAAAGAGAAAATGCAAATGAAACTGCATTGTCACCTTCCTGGCGCTTCGGAAATGGAATGTTTGCACTGGTACTGTCCTTTGGCCTTCTTCTTACTGCGCTGAGGAGTCGTAAAGCTAGGTCCTGGCGGTATGGAGCAG GATCGTTGCGAGGATTTATTGCAGACTATGGTGTCCCGCTGATGGTGCTTGTATGGACAGCTGTATCATATATACCAGTTAATGATGTTCCAAGAGGAATACCACGTCGCCTTGTTAGCCCAAATCCATGGTCTGCAGGTGCCTACTCAAATTGGACAGTCATAAAG GATATGATGAATGTTCCTATACTTTATATTTTCGGAGCATTTATTCCAGCCACAATGATTGCTGTACTTTACTACTTTGATCATAGTGTGGCATCTCAGCTTTCCCAACAAAAGGAGTTCAATTTAAAGAAGCCTTCGTCTTATCACTATGATCTTCTTCTATTGGGATTTTTG GTCATATTATGTGGTCTTATTGGCATTCCTCCTTCCAATGGCGTTATTCCACAATCCCCAATGCATACCAAAAGTTTGGCCACTTTGAAGCATCAG CTTTTGCGGAACAAACTATCTTCAACAGCTAGAGAAAGCATTcagaaaaattcaaatttgtcTCAGCTGTATCAGAGCATGAAAGAAGCTTACAATGAAATGCAAACACCTCTTGTTTTTCAAACTCCACCTGCTCTG GGACTGAGAGAGTTCAAAGATTCAACAATCCAACAAGCCTCTACAAGTGGTTACATAGATGCCCCAGTGGATCAGTCGGTTTTCGACGTGGACAAGGATATTGATGATCTTTTACCTGTGGAAGTTAAAGAACAACGCCTAAGCAATCTACTTCAATCATTGTTATCCGGAGGTTGTGTTGCTGCGATGCCCCTTCTAAAAAGGATTCCAACTTCAGTCCTTTGGGGTTACTTCGCCTTCATGGCTATAGAAAGCTTGCCTGGAAACCAATTCTGGGAGAGAATATTGCTGCTTTTTACTGCTCCTAGTCGACGATACAA GGTGTTGGAAGAGTATCATGCAACCTTCGTGGAGACAGTACCGTTTAAAACAATAGCCATTTTCACCTTGTTCCAGACGGTGTACTTGCTTCTCTGCTTTGGACTAACCTGGATCCCAATTGCTGGTGTCCTTTTCCCCTTGTTGATTATGCTTCTTGTTCCCGTACGGCAGTATGTACTTCCTAAATTTTTCAAAGGAGCTCATTTAACAGACTTGGATGCTGCAGAGTATGAAGAAGCCCCTGCCATAACTTATAACTTATCATTTGAA GATCAAGGCACACATGGACGATCCCCAACTATTGATAGTGCTGAGGTATTAGATGAAATTGTCACACGAAGTCGTGGTGAGATACGGCATGCTCATAGCCCGAAAATAACCAGTTCCACCCTATCATCCCACGAGGAGATGAGATCTGTCTACAGCCCACGTTTATCTCAGATGGCTTCACCTCGGCTGGCTGAAATAAGAACCGAAAGAAGCCCAAGATCAAGAGGAAAAGGACTCGAAATAAAGCAGTCTCCAAGTCCACGTCCATCCCCGCTTGGTAAAAGCAGTCACGATTCATCGCCATCTACGACATGA
- the LOC140804660 gene encoding probable boron transporter 2 isoform X1 has translation MEETFVPLRGIKNDLKGRLLCYKQDWSGGLRAGIRILAPTTYIFFASAIPVISFGEQLERNTDGTLTAVQTLASTSLCGVIHSIFGGQPLLILGVAEPTVLMYTFMFNFAKDRKDLGPKLFLAWTGWVCVWTALLLFLLAILGACSLINRFTRVAGELFGLLIAMLFMQQAIRGAVEEFGIPQRENANETALSPSWRFGNGMFALVLSFGLLLTALRSRKARSWRYGAGSLRGFIADYGVPLMVLVWTAVSYIPVNDVPRGIPRRLVSPNPWSAGAYSNWTVIKDMMNVPILYIFGAFIPATMIAVLYYFDHSVASQLSQQKEFNLKKPSSYHYDLLLLGFLVILCGLIGIPPSNGVIPQSPMHTKSLATLKHQLLRNKLSSTARESIQKNSNLSQLYQSMKEAYNEMQTPLVFQTPPALQGLREFKDSTIQQASTSGYIDAPVDQSVFDVDKDIDDLLPVEVKEQRLSNLLQSLLSGGCVAAMPLLKRIPTSVLWGYFAFMAIESLPGNQFWERILLLFTAPSRRYKVLEEYHATFVETVPFKTIAIFTLFQTVYLLLCFGLTWIPIAGVLFPLLIMLLVPVRQYVLPKFFKGAHLTDLDAAEYEEAPAITYNLSFEDQGTHGRSPTIDSAEVLDEIVTRSRGEIRHAHSPKITSSTLSSHEEMRSVYSPRLSQMASPRLAEIRTERSPRSRGKGLEIKQSPSPRPSPLGKSSHDSSPSTT, from the exons ATGGAGGAAACGTTTGTTCCTTTACGAGGAATAAAAAATGATCTTAAAGGAAGGCTTCTCTGCTATAAACAAGATTGGAGTGGTGGATTGCGTGCCGGTATCAG GATTCTGGCCCCAACAACATATATATTCTTTGCATCAGCAATTCCAGTTATATCTTTTGGGGAGCAACTAGAAAGAAACACGG ATGGAACCTTGACTGCAGTGCAAACACTTGCATCAACATCACTTTGTGGTGTGATTCACTCAATTTTTGGAGGACAACCACTGCTTATACTGGGCGTAGCTGAGCCAACAGTTTTAATGTACACTTTCATGTTCAATTTTGCCAAAGATCGCAAAGATTTGGGGCCAAAGCTTTTTTTAGCTTGGACAGGATG GGTCTGCGTTTGGACAGCACTTTTGCTTTTCTTGCTGGCAATCTTGGGGGCATGCTCACTGATCAATCGATTTACTCGAGTGGCTGGTGAATTATTTGGCCTTTTAATTGCAATGCTTTTCATGCAGCAGGCTATTCGC GGAGCTGTGGAAGAATTTGGCATTCCTCAAAGAGAAAATGCAAATGAAACTGCATTGTCACCTTCCTGGCGCTTCGGAAATGGAATGTTTGCACTGGTACTGTCCTTTGGCCTTCTTCTTACTGCGCTGAGGAGTCGTAAAGCTAGGTCCTGGCGGTATGGAGCAG GATCGTTGCGAGGATTTATTGCAGACTATGGTGTCCCGCTGATGGTGCTTGTATGGACAGCTGTATCATATATACCAGTTAATGATGTTCCAAGAGGAATACCACGTCGCCTTGTTAGCCCAAATCCATGGTCTGCAGGTGCCTACTCAAATTGGACAGTCATAAAG GATATGATGAATGTTCCTATACTTTATATTTTCGGAGCATTTATTCCAGCCACAATGATTGCTGTACTTTACTACTTTGATCATAGTGTGGCATCTCAGCTTTCCCAACAAAAGGAGTTCAATTTAAAGAAGCCTTCGTCTTATCACTATGATCTTCTTCTATTGGGATTTTTG GTCATATTATGTGGTCTTATTGGCATTCCTCCTTCCAATGGCGTTATTCCACAATCCCCAATGCATACCAAAAGTTTGGCCACTTTGAAGCATCAG CTTTTGCGGAACAAACTATCTTCAACAGCTAGAGAAAGCATTcagaaaaattcaaatttgtcTCAGCTGTATCAGAGCATGAAAGAAGCTTACAATGAAATGCAAACACCTCTTGTTTTTCAAACTCCACCTGCTCTG CAGGGACTGAGAGAGTTCAAAGATTCAACAATCCAACAAGCCTCTACAAGTGGTTACATAGATGCCCCAGTGGATCAGTCGGTTTTCGACGTGGACAAGGATATTGATGATCTTTTACCTGTGGAAGTTAAAGAACAACGCCTAAGCAATCTACTTCAATCATTGTTATCCGGAGGTTGTGTTGCTGCGATGCCCCTTCTAAAAAGGATTCCAACTTCAGTCCTTTGGGGTTACTTCGCCTTCATGGCTATAGAAAGCTTGCCTGGAAACCAATTCTGGGAGAGAATATTGCTGCTTTTTACTGCTCCTAGTCGACGATACAA GGTGTTGGAAGAGTATCATGCAACCTTCGTGGAGACAGTACCGTTTAAAACAATAGCCATTTTCACCTTGTTCCAGACGGTGTACTTGCTTCTCTGCTTTGGACTAACCTGGATCCCAATTGCTGGTGTCCTTTTCCCCTTGTTGATTATGCTTCTTGTTCCCGTACGGCAGTATGTACTTCCTAAATTTTTCAAAGGAGCTCATTTAACAGACTTGGATGCTGCAGAGTATGAAGAAGCCCCTGCCATAACTTATAACTTATCATTTGAA GATCAAGGCACACATGGACGATCCCCAACTATTGATAGTGCTGAGGTATTAGATGAAATTGTCACACGAAGTCGTGGTGAGATACGGCATGCTCATAGCCCGAAAATAACCAGTTCCACCCTATCATCCCACGAGGAGATGAGATCTGTCTACAGCCCACGTTTATCTCAGATGGCTTCACCTCGGCTGGCTGAAATAAGAACCGAAAGAAGCCCAAGATCAAGAGGAAAAGGACTCGAAATAAAGCAGTCTCCAAGTCCACGTCCATCCCCGCTTGGTAAAAGCAGTCACGATTCATCGCCATCTACGACATGA
- the LOC140804660 gene encoding probable boron transporter 2 isoform X3 — MYTFMFNFAKDRKDLGPKLFLAWTGWVCVWTALLLFLLAILGACSLINRFTRVAGELFGLLIAMLFMQQAIRGAVEEFGIPQRENANETALSPSWRFGNGMFALVLSFGLLLTALRSRKARSWRYGAGSLRGFIADYGVPLMVLVWTAVSYIPVNDVPRGIPRRLVSPNPWSAGAYSNWTVIKDMMNVPILYIFGAFIPATMIAVLYYFDHSVASQLSQQKEFNLKKPSSYHYDLLLLGFLVILCGLIGIPPSNGVIPQSPMHTKSLATLKHQLLRNKLSSTARESIQKNSNLSQLYQSMKEAYNEMQTPLVFQTPPALQGLREFKDSTIQQASTSGYIDAPVDQSVFDVDKDIDDLLPVEVKEQRLSNLLQSLLSGGCVAAMPLLKRIPTSVLWGYFAFMAIESLPGNQFWERILLLFTAPSRRYKVLEEYHATFVETVPFKTIAIFTLFQTVYLLLCFGLTWIPIAGVLFPLLIMLLVPVRQYVLPKFFKGAHLTDLDAAEYEEAPAITYNLSFEDQGTHGRSPTIDSAEVLDEIVTRSRGEIRHAHSPKITSSTLSSHEEMRSVYSPRLSQMASPRLAEIRTERSPRSRGKGLEIKQSPSPRPSPLGKSSHDSSPSTT, encoded by the exons ATGTACACTTTCATGTTCAATTTTGCCAAAGATCGCAAAGATTTGGGGCCAAAGCTTTTTTTAGCTTGGACAGGATG GGTCTGCGTTTGGACAGCACTTTTGCTTTTCTTGCTGGCAATCTTGGGGGCATGCTCACTGATCAATCGATTTACTCGAGTGGCTGGTGAATTATTTGGCCTTTTAATTGCAATGCTTTTCATGCAGCAGGCTATTCGC GGAGCTGTGGAAGAATTTGGCATTCCTCAAAGAGAAAATGCAAATGAAACTGCATTGTCACCTTCCTGGCGCTTCGGAAATGGAATGTTTGCACTGGTACTGTCCTTTGGCCTTCTTCTTACTGCGCTGAGGAGTCGTAAAGCTAGGTCCTGGCGGTATGGAGCAG GATCGTTGCGAGGATTTATTGCAGACTATGGTGTCCCGCTGATGGTGCTTGTATGGACAGCTGTATCATATATACCAGTTAATGATGTTCCAAGAGGAATACCACGTCGCCTTGTTAGCCCAAATCCATGGTCTGCAGGTGCCTACTCAAATTGGACAGTCATAAAG GATATGATGAATGTTCCTATACTTTATATTTTCGGAGCATTTATTCCAGCCACAATGATTGCTGTACTTTACTACTTTGATCATAGTGTGGCATCTCAGCTTTCCCAACAAAAGGAGTTCAATTTAAAGAAGCCTTCGTCTTATCACTATGATCTTCTTCTATTGGGATTTTTG GTCATATTATGTGGTCTTATTGGCATTCCTCCTTCCAATGGCGTTATTCCACAATCCCCAATGCATACCAAAAGTTTGGCCACTTTGAAGCATCAG CTTTTGCGGAACAAACTATCTTCAACAGCTAGAGAAAGCATTcagaaaaattcaaatttgtcTCAGCTGTATCAGAGCATGAAAGAAGCTTACAATGAAATGCAAACACCTCTTGTTTTTCAAACTCCACCTGCTCTG CAGGGACTGAGAGAGTTCAAAGATTCAACAATCCAACAAGCCTCTACAAGTGGTTACATAGATGCCCCAGTGGATCAGTCGGTTTTCGACGTGGACAAGGATATTGATGATCTTTTACCTGTGGAAGTTAAAGAACAACGCCTAAGCAATCTACTTCAATCATTGTTATCCGGAGGTTGTGTTGCTGCGATGCCCCTTCTAAAAAGGATTCCAACTTCAGTCCTTTGGGGTTACTTCGCCTTCATGGCTATAGAAAGCTTGCCTGGAAACCAATTCTGGGAGAGAATATTGCTGCTTTTTACTGCTCCTAGTCGACGATACAA GGTGTTGGAAGAGTATCATGCAACCTTCGTGGAGACAGTACCGTTTAAAACAATAGCCATTTTCACCTTGTTCCAGACGGTGTACTTGCTTCTCTGCTTTGGACTAACCTGGATCCCAATTGCTGGTGTCCTTTTCCCCTTGTTGATTATGCTTCTTGTTCCCGTACGGCAGTATGTACTTCCTAAATTTTTCAAAGGAGCTCATTTAACAGACTTGGATGCTGCAGAGTATGAAGAAGCCCCTGCCATAACTTATAACTTATCATTTGAA GATCAAGGCACACATGGACGATCCCCAACTATTGATAGTGCTGAGGTATTAGATGAAATTGTCACACGAAGTCGTGGTGAGATACGGCATGCTCATAGCCCGAAAATAACCAGTTCCACCCTATCATCCCACGAGGAGATGAGATCTGTCTACAGCCCACGTTTATCTCAGATGGCTTCACCTCGGCTGGCTGAAATAAGAACCGAAAGAAGCCCAAGATCAAGAGGAAAAGGACTCGAAATAAAGCAGTCTCCAAGTCCACGTCCATCCCCGCTTGGTAAAAGCAGTCACGATTCATCGCCATCTACGACATGA